A single Bos mutus isolate GX-2022 chromosome 25, NWIPB_WYAK_1.1, whole genome shotgun sequence DNA region contains:
- the AIMP2 gene encoding LOW QUALITY PROTEIN: aminoacyl tRNA synthase complex-interacting multifunctional protein 2 (The sequence of the model RefSeq protein was modified relative to this genomic sequence to represent the inferred CDS: inserted 1 base in 1 codon) has product MPMYQVKPYHEGSGSLRVELPTCMYRLPNVHGRTGSPAPSADHVQEASDPSLQALESHQDDILKRLYELKAAVDGLSKMIQTPDADLDVTNIIQADEPAALSTSTVDLNAMLGQDHGALKDIVINANPASPPLSLLVLHRLLCDHYKVLSSVHTHSAVXSVPDNLLQCFGEQTRQQPRHEYQLGFTLIWKDVPKTQMKFSVQTMCPIEGEGNIARFLFSLFGQKQDAVNLTLIDSWVDIAIFQLKEGSSKEKAAVFRSMNSALGKTPWLVGDELTVADVVLWSVLRQTGGCGGMAPANVQKWMQACENLAPFHTALKLLQ; this is encoded by the exons ATGCCGATGTACCAGGTAAAGCCCTATCACGAGGGCAGCGGATCTCTCCGCGTAGAGCTTCCCACCTGCATGTACCGGCTCCCCAACGTGCATGGCAGGACTGGGAGCCCGGCGCCGTCCGCCGACCACGTGCAG GAAGCCTCAGACCCATCTCTTCAAGCTCTTGAGTCCCACCAAGACGATATTTTAAAACGTCTGTACGAGTTGAAAGCTGCGGTCGATGGTCTGTCCAAGATGATTCAGACACCAGATGCGGACTTGGATGTAACCAACATAATCCAGGCTGACGAGCCGGCTGCTCTGTCAACCAGCACCGTGGACTTAAACGCCATGCTCGGACAG GACCACGGGGCGCTGAAGGACATCGTGATCAACGCGAACCCCGCCTCGCCACCCCTCTCCCTGCTCGTGCTGCACCGGCTGCTGTGCGACCACTACAAGGTCCTGTCCTCGGTGCACACGCACTCGGCCG CGAGCGTGCCGGACAACCTCCTCCAGTGCTTCGGCGAGCAGACGAGGCAGCAGCCCCGCCACGAGTACCAGCTGGGCTTCACCCTCATCTGGAAGGACG TGCCGAAGACGCAGATGAAGTTCAGCGTCCAGACGATGTGTCCCATCGAAGGGGAAGGGAACATCGCCCGCTTCCTGTTCTCGCTGTTTGGCCAGAAGCAGGATGCTGTGAACTTAACCCTCATAGATAGCTGGGTGGATATAGCTATTTTTCAGCTGAAAGAGGGCAGCAGTAAAGAGAAGGCCGCCGTGTTCCGCTCCATGAACTCTGCcctcgggaagaccccctggctCGTGGGGGACGAGCTCACAGTGGCTGATGTGGTGTTGTGGTCCGTGCTCCGGCAGACGGGGGGCTGCGGGG
- the PMS2 gene encoding mismatch repair endonuclease PMS2: MDSTFDTTNQREEAVGSVRGLIRKWAGHCVESSQWAAGRPRELRREQLRAPPQALSASMERADGPSSELAKAIKPIDRKSVHQICSGQVVLGLSTAVKELVENSVDAGATSIDLRLKDYGVELIEVSDNGCGVEEENFEGLTLKHHTSKIQEFADLTQVETFGFRGEALSSLCALSDVTISTCHTSVKVGTRLVFDHNGKILQKTPYPRPRGTTVSVQQLFYTLPVRHKEFQRNIKKEFAKMVQVLQAYCIISAGVRVSCTNQVGQGKRQPVVCTSGSSSMKENIGLVFGQKQLQSLIPFVQLPPSDSICEEYGLSCSQALHNLFCISGFVSHCAHGVGRSSTDRQFFFINRRPCDPSKVSRLVNEVYHMYNRHQYPFVVLNVSVDSACVDINVTPDKRQILLQEEKLLLAVLKTSLIGMFESDVNKLQVSQQPLLDVEGHLIKRPSAEMEKPEPEKKDDPAPLRTRGEEKRVVTISRLRETFSLRHSTENKSRGPKATDPRRVSPKQKSSAQFPRALGPPCSRKHISEPGEEGRTSAQAPHDLMSRVEMEEDSGHGSASAGSEEASSTPETSSHPSTDRVASSPKDRFSQENMESREKLPETDHRLSGTKCHLNQEESSSTSRVLPQPTKLSSPNAKRFKKEGIPLNPNVLAESVKAQSASATVDVAVKINKKIVPLDFSMSSLAKRIKQLCQQEQQQESQQNYRKFRAKICPGDNQAAEDELRKEISKTMFAEMEIIGQFNLGFIITKLNADIFIVDQHATDEKYNFEMLQQHTVLQGQRLIAPQTLSLTAVNEAILIENLEIFRKNGFDFVIDEHAPVTERAKLISLPTSKNWTFGPQDIDELLFMLSDSPGVMCRPSRVRQMFASRACRKSVMIGTPLNTSEMKKLITHMGEMDHPWNCPHGRPTMRHIANLDVISQS, from the exons ATGGACTCGACCTTTGACACCACCAATCAGCGAGAAGAAGCTGTGGGAAGCGTTCGCGGCCTTATCCGGAAGTGGGCAGGGCACTGTGTGGAAAGCAGCCAATGGGCGGCCGGGCGCCCGCGGGAGCTGCGGCGCGAACAGCTCCGAGCCCCGCCTCAGGCTCTGTCTGCATCCATGGAGCGAGCTGACGGGCCGAG TTCAGAACTTGCTAAGGCCATCAAACCTATCGATCGGAAGTCAGTCCATCAGATTTGCTCTGGGCAAGTGGTACTTGGTCTAAGCACTGCTGTGAAGGAGTTGGTAGAAAATAGTGTGGATGCCGGCGCAACTAGTATTG ATCTCAGGCTTAAAGACTATGGAGTGGAGCTCATTGAAGTTTCAGACAACGGATGTGGGGTagaagaagaaaattttgaaGGCTTAA CTCTGAAACATCACACTTCGAAGATTCAGGAGTTTGCAGACCTCACTCAGGTTGAAACTTTTGGCTTTCGAGGGGAAGCTCTGAGCTCACTCTGTGCACTGAG CGATGTGACTATTTCTACCTGCCACACGTCTGTGAAGGTTGGGACTCGATTAGTGTTTGATCACAATggaaaaattctccagaaaaccCCCTACCCACGACCCAGGGGGACGACGGTCAGCGTGCAGCAGCTATTTTATACGCTTCCTGTGCGCCATAAGGAGTTTCAAAGGAATATTAAGAAG GAGTTCGCCAAGATGGTTCAGGTGTTACAGGCATACTGCATCATTTCAGCAGGCGTCCGTGTAAGTTGCACCAATCAGGTCGGGCAGGGCAAGCGGCAGCCTGTGGTGTGCACCAGCGGAAGCTCCAGCATGAAGGAAAACATCGGATTGGTGTTTGGGCAGAAGCAG TTGCAAAGCCTCATCCCCTTTGTGCAGCTGCCCCCTAGTGACTCCATCTGCGAAGAATATGGGCTGAGCTGTTCCCAGGCTCTGCACAACCTGTTTTG CATCTCAGGTTTTGTTTCGCACTGTGCTCACGGCGTGGGAAGAAGTTCAACGGACAGACAGTTTTTCTTTATCAATCGGCGGCCTTGTGACCCATCAAAG GTTTCCAGACTTGTGAATGAGGTCTATCACATGTATAATCGGCATCAGTACCCATTTGTTGTTCTTAATGTTTCTGTTGATTCCG CATGTGTCGACATCAACGTTACTCCAGATAAAAGGCAAATTTTACTGCAAGAGGAGAAGCTTTTGTTGGCAGTTTTAAAGACGTCTTTGATAGGAATGTTCGAGAGTGATGTTAACAAACTCCAGGTCAGCCAGCAGCCACTGCTGGATGTGGAAG GTCACTTAATAAAGAGGCCTTCGGCAGAGATGGAGAAGCCCGAGCCAGAAAAGAAGGATGATCCTGCCCCGTTAAGGACTcgtggagaagagaaaagagtaGTGACCATTTCCAGGCTGAGAGAAACCTTTTCCCTTCGTCACTCGACTGAGAACAAGTCCCGGGGTCCGAAGGCCACTGATCCGAGGCGGGTTTCTCCGAAGCAGAAAAGCAGTGCCCAGTTTCCTAGAGCTTTGGGGCCCCCCTGCTCCCGGAAGCACATTTCTGaacctggggaggaagggaggactTCTGCTCAGGCGCCCCACGACTTGATGAGCAGAGTGGAGATGGAGGAGGACTCGGGGCACGGCAGCGCATCTGCCGGCTCCGAGGAGGCATCCAGCACCCCCGAGACAAGCAGTCACCCCAGCACTGACCGGGTGGCAAGCTCCCCCAAAGACAGATTTTCCCAAGAAAATATGGAGTCTCGGGAAAAGTTACCTGAAACTGACCATCGTCTTTCAGGCACAAAGTGCCATTTAAACCAAGAAGAAAGCAGCTCCACATCTAGAGTCTTGCCGCAGCCCACAAAGCTCTCATCCCCAAATGCAAAGcgttttaaaaaagaagggattCCTTTAAATCCCAATGTCCTTGCAGAGTCGGTGAAAGCCCAGAGTGCGTCAGCTACAGTGGATGTAGCTgtgaaaattaacaagaaaatagTGCcccttgatttttccatgagTTCTTTAGCCAAACGAATAAAGCAGTTGTGTCAGCAAGAACAGCAACAAGAAAGTCAACAGAATTATAGGAAGTTTCGGGCAAAGATTTGCCCTGGAGACAATCAAGCAGCAGAAGACGAACTAAGAAAAGAGATCAG CAAAACGATGTTTGCAGAAATGGAAATCATTGGTCAGTTTAACTTGGGGTTTATCATCACCAAGCTGAATGCAGATATCTTCATAGTGGACCAGCATGCCACGGACGAGAAATACAACTTCGAGATGCTTCAGCAGCACACTGTTCTCCAGGGTCAAAGGCTTATAGC ACCTCAGACTCTCAGCCTAACGGCTGTCAATGAAGCGATTCTAATAGAAAATCTGGAAATATTCAGGAAGAATGGCTTTGACTTTGTTATTGATGAACACG CACCAGTCACTGAAAGAGCCAAGTTGATTTCCTTGCCAACCAGTAAGAACTGGACCTTTGGACCCCAGGACATAGACGAGCTGCTCTTCATGCTGAGTGACAGCCCTGGGGTCATGTGCCGGCCCTCCCGCGTCCGGCAGATGTTCGCCTCCAGAGCCTGTCGCAAGTCT GTGATGATTGGAACCCCTCTTAACACAAGCGAGATGAAGAAACTCATCACACACATGGGGGAGATGGACCATCCCTGGAACTGTCCCCACGGAAGGCCCACCATGAGACATATTGCCAACCTGGATGTCATTTCTCAGAGCTGA